GCTCATCCGCGAGTACGAGCGCGCCGGGCTGGCCGCGGCGGTCGTCTCCTAGCGTCACGACGGAGGAGAAGCGTGGAAACGTCGCCGCCCGGCCGCTACTTCCTCTACACGCTCTTCCGGGCCAGCCCGGCCTATTTCCAGCTCACCAAGGAGGAGAAGGCCCGGGCGATCGGCGATTACCTGGCTCGCGTCGAGGAGTTCCGCGGCCCGATCACGGTCCGCCCCTACTCGACCCTCGGGCTGCGTCACGACGCGGATTTCCTGCTGTGGCTCATCTCGCGCGACCTCGGGCCCATCCAGACGTTCCTCGAGGGGCTGCGCAAGAGCGCGCTGGCGCCGTACCTCGAGAACCGCTACACGTTCCTGGCCGTGACCCGGGAGTCCATGTACGTGAAGGAGCACAAGGGCGAGCCGCACGTCGAGACGCTCCCGTCCGGCGCCGCCGAATACCTGTTCGTCTATCCGTTCGTCAAGACGCGCGAGTGGTACCTCCTCCCGCTGGCGGAACGGCAACGCATCATGACGCAGCACATCCGCATCGGCCACGAGTTCCCCGGGATCCGCATCAACACCTCCTATTCCTTCGGGCTCGACGACCAGGACTTCGTCGTGTCGTTCGAGGGGAATGACCCCAAGGAGTTCGTCACGCTCGTCATGCGGCTCCGCGAGTCGGAGGCGAGCCGGTACACGGAGCGCGACACGCCGATCTTCACCTGCGCGAAGAGGCCACTCGAGGAG
This is a stretch of genomic DNA from Candidatus Methylomirabilota bacterium. It encodes these proteins:
- a CDS encoding chlorite dismutase family protein; its protein translation is METSPPGRYFLYTLFRASPAYFQLTKEEKARAIGDYLARVEEFRGPITVRPYSTLGLRHDADFLLWLISRDLGPIQTFLEGLRKSALAPYLENRYTFLAVTRESMYVKEHKGEPHVETLPSGAAEYLFVYPFVKTREWYLLPLAERQRIMTQHIRIGHEFPGIRINTSYSFGLDDQDFVVSFEGNDPKEFVTLVMRLRESEASRYTERDTPIFTCAKRPLEE